The following proteins are co-located in the Colletotrichum lupini chromosome 4, complete sequence genome:
- a CDS encoding ankyrin repeat domain-containing protein, with amino-acid sequence MDPLSISAGIIAITTVAAQVANLLAGIREDWDSLPGRMHALSNEIQDFNVVLQQVAIAVKDRRVSGQDAYGESTLLPLLVRGNNVLVDLKAILERLLATGTKKKEAISRVLMWRREQGTVSSLQEQIKQVKSSLNVLLGASNSQDMMHVRLCLEELSLKISHSKDSVYPEKEAQDDFIQALLNEHHGTMKESLNRSADFTMHRRRLRGDVSSEPSAQLRLRESKKSLRLSEFVYARIWALYGQQYETCKFLMSAGADPTYKPIAPSDDCPSDKAGDIILRANISQEVIEILRLIAEGSDFNERQNFARIHKIVLGLCIGDLEEEIRQDPKSLDFPDGTGRTALQWAAARGDERAVVTLLSWGADPNNMDKKLNTPLTLAANQNQSVCVRLLLEAGALPDPELPPSVKFGTPLNCAARNAPDPVLMKTLLDFNAKIEASGVDGVTPLLHVARGNSAAHAMLLLEYGADINATSKAGQTPLTAAIQYNNHSVLKLLLERWFDYNECPRLKGPNLLETVARYADVETILLLTAAEHLRSYPDKTYILDHYKEVIDGRNDSSDELSVAFDELLSVLKMEAKAHGSIDELMESGLLNPLGYEIESEEDSSSDFLVFEDAKEMLDISSNSSSPIRTSCPAHDLEKSLEEKTGGNW; translated from the exons ATGGATCCTTTGTCGATTTCAGCAGGCATCATTGCGATAACGACCGTAGCGGCGCAAGTTGCCAACCTCCTCGCTGGGATTCGGGAAGACTGGGATTCTTTACCCGGCCGCATGCATGCGCTGAGCAACGAAATCCAAGACTTCAATGTTGTGTTACAGCAAGTTGCCATCGCTGTCAAGGACAGAAGGGTCTCCGGGCAGGATGCCTACGGTGAATCGACGCTGCTGCCCCTCTTGGTTAGAGGGAATAATGTCTTGGTAGACCTGAAAGCAATCCTCGAGCGTCTTCTAGCAACCGGAACGAAGAAGAAAGAGGCTATTTCTCGTGTACTAATGTGGAGGAGAGAGCAAGGCACCGTGTCCTCGCTTCAGGAGCAGATCAAGCAAGTAAAATCAAGTCTGAATGTCCTCCTGGGCGCGTCAAATTC ACAAGATATGATGCACGTCCGTCTCTGTTTAGAAGAGCTCAGCTTGAAAATATCGCACTCGAAGGACTCAGTTTACCCCGAGAAGGAAGCGCAAGACGATTTCATACAAGCTCTGCTTAATGAACATCACGGCACAATGAAGGAGTCGTTAAACAG GTCGGCCGACTTTACAATGCATCGACGCCGCCTGCGAGGAGACGTGTCGTCCGAGCCGTCAGCCCAGCTTCGGCTGCGCGAATCCAAGAAAAGTCTGCGTCTGTCGGAGTTCGTCTACGCCAGAATC TGGGCGCTGTATGGGCAACAGTATGAGACATGCAAGTTTCTGATGTCTGCAGGGGCAGATCCAACCTATAA GCCGATTGCACCAAGTGATGATTGCCCAAGCGACAAGGCAGGAGACATAATACTGCGGGCCAACATCTCACAGGAAGTCATTGAGATTCTTCGGCTCATTGCGGAGGGTAGTGATTTCAATGAACGCCAAAACTTTGCTCGTATTCATAAGATTGTCCTAGGCCTTTGTATCGGTGATTTAGAAGAGGAAATACGGCAGGACCCAAAGTCATTAGACTTTCCAGACGGCACAGGACGGACAGCACTGCAGTGGGCAGCAGCGAGAGGCGACGAGCGAGCCGTGGTGACACTCCTCAGCTGGGGTGCTGATCCCAATAACATGGACAAGAAACTCAATACGCCACTCACTCTCGCTGCTAATCAGAACCAGTCAGTGTGTGTTCGACTTCTTCTGGAGGCCGGAGCACTACCGGATCCCGAACTGCCACCGTCGGTCAAATTCGGCACACCGCTCAATTGCGCCGCACGTAACGCGCCGGACCCGGTCCTAATGAAGACTTTACTGGATTTTAACGCAAAAATTGAAGCGAGCGGTGTGGATGGCGTCACACCACTCCTGCATGTTGCGAGGGGAAACAGCGCCGCTCATGCAATGCTTCTCCTGGAATACGGAGCCGACATCAACGCGACTTCGAAAGCTGGCCAAACACCCCTGACTGCAGCAATTCAATACAACAACCATAGCGTTCTGAAACTCCTTCTCGAGAGATGGTTCGACTACAACGAGTGCCCAAGACTGAAGGGACCCAACCTCTTGGAGACAGTCGCTAGATATGCCGACGTCGAAACAATACTTCTCTTAACGGCAGCCGAGCATCTTCGAAGCTATCCTGACAAAACGTATATACTGGATCACTACAAGGAAGTCATCGATGGGCGTAATGACTCGTCAGATGAGCTGAGCGTAGCCTTTGATGAGTTGCTATCGGTGCTGAAAATGGAAGCCAAAGCCCATGGAAGCATTGACGAGCTCATGGAGTCGGGTTTGCTGAACCCTTTGGGTTATGAAATCGAGTCTGAAGAGGACAGCTCATCAGATTTTCTGGTTTTTGAGGATGCCAAAGAGATGTTGGACATTTCGAGCAACTCGTCGAGCCCCATTCGCACTTCATGCCCGGCGCACGATCTTGAGAAAAGTTTGGAAGAAAAGACGGGAGGGAATTGGTGA